One part of the candidate division KSB1 bacterium genome encodes these proteins:
- the ugpC gene encoding sn-glycerol-3-phosphate ABC transporter ATP-binding protein UgpC — protein sequence MARVELKEVTKVFEKNVVAVDKATFTAEDKEFVVLVGPSGCGKSTTLRMIAGLEEVTEGEIYIGDRLVNDVPPKDRDIAMVFQNYALYPHMTVYQNMAFGLKLRKYPKKEIEQRVNEAAEILGIKDLLDRKPKALSGGQRQRVAVGRAIVRKPKVFLFDEPLSNLDAKLRVQMRTEISKLHARLETTMIYVTHDQVEAMTMGDKIVVMKDGVIQQIADPLTLYNRPRNKFVAGFIGSPAMNFFGGRIIHQDGLWFDAAPLRLRIPASLMSLLKPYVEREIIFGIRPEDIHLGEFAGHVREAATATCVVEVVEPMGNEIFLYLSCGPNSMVARIPARREPAVGERMDVVFDMSKVHFFDKSTEEAVAQSQ from the coding sequence ATGGCCAGGGTGGAACTGAAGGAAGTTACCAAGGTATTCGAGAAGAACGTGGTGGCAGTAGACAAAGCCACGTTTACTGCTGAAGACAAGGAGTTTGTGGTGCTGGTGGGCCCTTCTGGGTGTGGCAAGTCCACTACCCTGCGCATGATTGCGGGGCTTGAGGAAGTCACCGAGGGGGAAATCTACATCGGCGATCGTTTGGTTAATGATGTGCCGCCGAAGGATCGGGACATTGCCATGGTCTTTCAGAACTATGCCTTGTACCCGCACATGACCGTGTACCAGAACATGGCATTTGGGCTGAAGCTGCGCAAGTACCCGAAGAAGGAGATCGAGCAGCGCGTTAACGAGGCGGCGGAGATATTGGGGATCAAAGATTTACTCGACAGGAAACCCAAGGCGCTTTCCGGGGGTCAGCGGCAACGGGTTGCGGTGGGACGGGCAATCGTGCGCAAACCTAAAGTGTTTCTTTTCGATGAGCCGCTTTCCAACCTCGACGCCAAGCTTAGGGTGCAAATGCGCACGGAGATTTCCAAACTCCACGCACGCCTGGAGACGACAATGATCTACGTCACGCACGACCAGGTAGAGGCAATGACCATGGGGGACAAGATCGTGGTGATGAAGGACGGGGTGATTCAGCAGATTGCCGACCCGCTTACGCTCTACAACCGCCCGAGGAACAAGTTTGTCGCCGGATTCATCGGCAGCCCGGCAATGAACTTTTTCGGGGGCCGCATTATCCACCAAGATGGGCTGTGGTTCGACGCTGCACCGCTCCGCCTGCGCATTCCGGCTTCGCTGATGTCCCTCCTCAAGCCCTATGTGGAGCGCGAGATCATTTTTGGCATTCGTCCGGAGGACATTCATCTCGGCGAGTTTGCCGGACATGTCCGGGAGGCAGCCACGGCGACCTGTGTGGTAGAGGTCGTCGAACCCATGGGTAACGAAATATTCCTGTACCTCAGTTGCGGGCCCAACTCGATGGTGGCTAGGATTCCTGCCCGTCGCGAACCCGCCGTTGGCGAAAGGATGGATGTGGTGTTCGACATGAGCAAGGTGCACTTTTTCGACAAGAGCACAGAGGAGGCTGTCGCCCAAAGCCAGTGA
- the hflX gene encoding GTPase HflX has product MNRSGTTEALPRERAIVVGLATRSTRRAAVEEYLEELSLLADTAGAEVVGRVVQERSEIDPAYFIGRGKVGELRAMVRQHRANLLLFDDDLSPAQVRNLEKGCGARVVDRSGLILDIFARRARTREAKTQVELAQLEYLLPRLTRQWTHLSRQEGGIGLRGPGETQLEVDRRRVRRRITLLRQELAKLHRQRAVRRKHREDLFQVALVGYTNVGKSTILNALTHAEVLVEDRLFATLDPTVRVMAHVGQRTVVLIDTVGFIRKLPHHLVASFMSTLQESMGADLLVHVVDVSHPQYAEQMATVREVLGALNALDRPMLTVFNKVDLLPDTSILAGLMEAHRPSVAVSATRGIFMDHLREEILRLAQQSLVEFELAMPASDSKLVASVYALAEVLTAECQNGQLIVKGRASRARLERIRRLAQAHIAAGKEIVTQGAEES; this is encoded by the coding sequence TTGAATAGATCGGGCACAACTGAGGCGCTGCCACGGGAACGGGCCATTGTTGTGGGTCTTGCCACCCGTTCTACGCGTCGCGCCGCGGTAGAAGAGTATCTGGAAGAGTTGAGTCTCCTGGCCGACACTGCGGGTGCGGAGGTGGTAGGGCGAGTGGTGCAGGAGCGGAGCGAGATCGACCCGGCCTATTTCATTGGGCGGGGTAAGGTCGGTGAGCTCCGTGCCATGGTCAGACAGCATCGGGCCAACCTTCTTCTTTTCGACGATGACCTAAGTCCGGCGCAGGTGCGCAACCTGGAAAAGGGGTGTGGCGCGCGTGTTGTAGACCGGAGCGGGTTGATTCTGGACATCTTTGCTCGTCGGGCGCGCACACGGGAGGCGAAGACCCAAGTGGAATTGGCGCAGCTGGAATACCTCTTGCCCCGCCTCACCCGGCAGTGGACCCACCTTTCCCGCCAGGAGGGAGGCATAGGTCTGCGTGGTCCAGGTGAGACGCAGTTGGAAGTGGACCGGCGTCGCGTCAGACGGCGCATTACCTTGCTGCGCCAGGAACTGGCCAAGCTGCACCGACAGCGTGCCGTGCGTCGCAAACACCGCGAGGACCTGTTTCAGGTCGCCCTGGTAGGCTACACCAACGTGGGCAAATCCACCATCCTCAACGCGCTCACGCATGCCGAGGTGCTGGTGGAAGACCGGCTCTTTGCCACTCTCGACCCTACCGTGCGAGTTATGGCGCACGTGGGGCAGCGTACCGTAGTGCTCATTGACACCGTGGGCTTCATCCGCAAGCTTCCGCACCACTTGGTGGCATCGTTCATGAGCACGCTGCAGGAATCGATGGGGGCCGACCTGTTGGTCCATGTAGTGGACGTCAGTCATCCGCAATATGCGGAGCAGATGGCGACGGTGCGCGAAGTGTTGGGTGCGCTCAACGCTCTGGACCGCCCGATGCTCACCGTGTTCAACAAAGTGGACCTCTTGCCGGATACGAGCATCTTGGCCGGGCTCATGGAGGCCCATCGTCCCAGCGTTGCCGTATCAGCGACCCGCGGTATCTTCATGGACCATCTGCGAGAGGAGATCCTCCGTCTTGCGCAGCAGTCTCTGGTCGAGTTCGAGTTGGCGATGCCGGCAAGCGACAGCAAGCTTGTCGCCAGCGTTTACGCCCTGGCTGAGGTGTTGACTGCGGAGTGCCAGAACGGGCAGCTCATAGTGAAAGGGCGGGCCAGTCGGGCACGACTGGAGCGCATTCGACGGCTTGCGCAGGCCCACATCGCAGCGGGAAAAGAGATTGTAACTCAAGGAGCGGAAGAATCATGA
- a CDS encoding bifunctional folylpolyglutamate synthase/dihydrofolate synthase: protein MERITALLERLGNPQGQFATVHIAGTNGKGSTAATLAAILTHAGIRTGLYTSPHLVRPEERIVVNGVPIAAEDFVELIATVRPWVNELNATFFEAMTALAFLHFARQDVEIAVVEVGLGGRLDATNVIHPLLTLITSIDIDHTQQLGATVEQIALEKAGIIKPGVPCLTSAASAEARAVLRSVAEERGAPFFTVEDLYQVADVTLTDRITRLSLLNEHFSVLHLETSLVGGHQVSNAALAVGAAHLLAQQEARITHEAVRAGLAKVHWPGRLQRISDLPTIVVDVAHNPAAVQCVVEALRLFHFRRLLLVMGVMRDKDYHAMVKAIAPVTHRAIAVAPATPRALPSEELAAAFRAHGVPSAVEDSPAAGLGRALSFAEPDDLILCTGSHYTVGEILGAWNNRAGQNRPVAQPPGAGHCGATEKSVG, encoded by the coding sequence TTGGAGCGCATCACCGCGCTGCTGGAGCGCCTTGGCAACCCCCAGGGGCAGTTCGCCACCGTGCACATAGCCGGCACCAACGGCAAGGGGTCGACGGCGGCGACGCTGGCTGCCATTCTCACCCACGCGGGGATCCGTACCGGTCTTTACACGTCGCCCCATCTGGTGCGCCCTGAGGAGCGCATCGTGGTGAACGGCGTGCCCATCGCGGCGGAGGATTTTGTCGAGCTGATTGCCACGGTTCGCCCATGGGTAAACGAGCTGAATGCCACCTTTTTTGAGGCCATGACTGCTCTTGCCTTTCTCCATTTCGCCCGTCAGGATGTGGAAATCGCCGTCGTGGAAGTGGGATTAGGGGGTCGGTTGGACGCCACGAACGTCATCCACCCGCTCCTTACGCTCATCACCAGCATCGACATTGACCACACGCAGCAGCTCGGTGCCACGGTGGAGCAGATCGCCCTAGAGAAGGCAGGCATCATCAAGCCGGGGGTCCCGTGCCTCACCTCGGCTGCCAGTGCGGAGGCAAGAGCGGTACTCCGCTCCGTAGCTGAAGAGCGGGGGGCCCCTTTCTTCACCGTGGAGGACTTGTATCAGGTCGCCGATGTGACGCTAACGGACCGCATCACCCGTCTTTCACTGCTCAACGAGCATTTCAGCGTGCTTCATCTAGAGACGTCCCTCGTGGGGGGACATCAGGTGAGCAACGCAGCGCTGGCCGTCGGGGCGGCGCACCTACTGGCGCAGCAGGAAGCACGCATCACGCACGAGGCGGTCAGGGCGGGGCTCGCGAAGGTCCACTGGCCCGGGCGGCTGCAAAGGATCAGCGACTTGCCCACGATAGTGGTTGATGTGGCACACAATCCGGCCGCAGTGCAGTGCGTGGTGGAGGCCCTGCGCCTCTTCCACTTTCGGCGACTCCTGCTGGTCATGGGGGTGATGCGCGACAAAGACTACCACGCGATGGTGAAGGCCATAGCGCCGGTCACGCACCGGGCCATAGCGGTTGCCCCTGCAACGCCACGAGCCTTGCCTTCAGAGGAATTGGCGGCCGCGTTTCGCGCGCACGGAGTGCCGAGCGCGGTGGAGGACTCGCCAGCGGCTGGCCTGGGCCGTGCGCTGAGCTTCGCGGAGCCCGATGATCTGATCCTCTGTACCGGCTCCCACTACACGGTGGGCGAAATACTCGGAGCCTGGAACAACCGCGCCGGGCAAAACCGTCCGGTCGCTCAACCCCCGGGAGCGGGTCACTGCGGCGCAACAGAGAAGAGCGTCGGCTGA
- a CDS encoding TonB-dependent receptor, whose product MKAQWPTTLLMLVWSAILMAQPRTKGSITGTVLDRQTRQPLPGVNVVIKGTYMGAATDEKGRYLIERVSPGQYDIEASMIGYKIQLHTGVKVSAGQQVVLNFELEQSVLAFGQEVVVIGERPLLQVDLTASEVHFSADDIRHRIVENVQDIVTQQAGVVRADNEIHIRGGRADESLYIVDGISIKDPLSGYGNTLYVNADAIKELKVITGGFNAEYGQAMSGVIDVVTKEGGERYGGGLTVKSDRPSLGLFTSYNTQVVEFNLGGPEPLTARVLPALGIRLPGNLSFFLSGYGNVSDTYLPTASRLYPSRSGLRIFAPRQENDWHLLGKLSWKVNPNQRLSFSYDRSLNINQGFFRRYVISRRYFPYEFSKHLDHYPTFTSESILANASWMHTLSSRTFYELTVGNFFTSTHSAVQNKHWSQYVEQLDLEPVRYVPSSTGDIVIRRGDGFYDHGDYGQWFDYFSDTWTVKGDLTSQVDPKHQVKGGFEVGYTTMQVVDIVDPWVRSESGYGRSYDIYRVYSTAGAFYLQDRITYEGMIVNVGLRYDYWFPGKFVQDAIDDPETVIISAAARKRFYEDTFEFLGMRGKGHLSPRVGISHPVTDRDVLYFHYGHFSQRPQGQYVYAKLKSTSPATYQLFGNPNLNPTTTVAYELGIKHKFTENLVAEFKAYYKDMFDYPTAERVQMENPRLGNISYLMYFNMDYARSKGIELWVRQRYARYLTGTLNFTYAVSKGKSSKPSDNLLVEAGRLAEKPLRENFLEWDRPFRLTLDLNVHVGEKQGFRLFGWRLPEKWGINSHWEMESGKRYTRLIDIEREIYDTAHPYANLAPTWHQLDVRAYKYYRLKGVEINLQVEIENAFNARIPRIINPYTGREYRPGDILTKSYTRDINPSPNPIYDPSKFRWPRTVRWGVGVRF is encoded by the coding sequence ATGAAGGCTCAATGGCCGACAACGCTGTTGATGTTGGTCTGGTCGGCGATCCTGATGGCCCAGCCGCGCACCAAGGGTTCCATCACAGGCACGGTGTTGGACCGGCAGACGCGCCAGCCGCTGCCCGGGGTCAATGTGGTGATCAAGGGCACGTACATGGGCGCTGCCACCGACGAAAAAGGCCGTTACCTGATCGAGCGTGTGAGCCCCGGCCAGTACGACATCGAGGCGTCGATGATCGGGTATAAGATCCAACTCCACACAGGCGTCAAGGTGAGCGCCGGGCAACAGGTGGTACTCAACTTCGAGCTTGAGCAGTCGGTGCTGGCCTTCGGCCAGGAGGTGGTCGTCATTGGCGAGCGCCCGCTTTTGCAAGTGGACCTCACCGCGTCGGAGGTGCACTTTAGCGCCGACGACATCCGGCACCGCATCGTGGAAAACGTGCAGGACATCGTCACCCAGCAAGCGGGCGTGGTGAGGGCTGACAACGAAATCCACATTCGTGGTGGGCGCGCCGACGAGAGCCTGTACATTGTGGACGGGATCTCCATCAAGGACCCACTTTCGGGCTATGGCAATACCCTCTACGTTAATGCTGACGCGATCAAAGAGCTCAAGGTCATCACTGGCGGCTTCAACGCAGAGTACGGCCAGGCGATGTCCGGGGTGATAGATGTGGTGACCAAGGAGGGTGGCGAGAGGTACGGAGGCGGACTCACTGTCAAGAGTGACCGGCCGAGCCTTGGGCTGTTTACCAGCTACAACACGCAGGTGGTGGAATTCAACCTTGGCGGGCCGGAGCCGCTCACCGCGCGCGTGCTTCCTGCCCTGGGCATCCGCCTGCCCGGCAACCTGAGCTTCTTCCTGTCAGGCTATGGCAACGTTTCGGACACCTACCTGCCCACCGCTTCGCGCCTCTACCCAAGTCGATCCGGGCTGAGAATCTTTGCGCCGCGACAAGAGAATGACTGGCACCTATTGGGCAAGCTTTCCTGGAAGGTCAACCCGAATCAGAGGCTTTCGTTCTCCTACGACCGTTCCCTGAACATTAACCAGGGGTTCTTCCGGCGATATGTGATCTCACGGCGCTACTTCCCGTACGAGTTCAGCAAGCACTTGGACCACTATCCCACGTTTACTTCCGAGAGCATCCTGGCAAATGCTTCGTGGATGCACACCTTGTCCTCGCGCACCTTCTATGAGCTCACGGTAGGGAACTTTTTCACTTCAACGCACAGCGCGGTGCAGAACAAGCACTGGTCCCAGTACGTGGAACAGCTGGACCTGGAGCCGGTGCGGTATGTGCCAAGCTCTACCGGCGACATCGTGATCCGCCGTGGCGACGGATTCTACGACCACGGTGACTATGGCCAGTGGTTCGACTACTTCAGCGACACCTGGACGGTGAAGGGCGACCTGACCAGCCAGGTTGATCCTAAACATCAGGTGAAAGGCGGCTTCGAGGTGGGCTATACCACCATGCAAGTGGTGGACATCGTGGACCCGTGGGTGCGCAGTGAGAGCGGCTACGGACGGAGCTATGACATCTATCGGGTCTACTCCACCGCCGGAGCGTTTTACCTGCAAGACCGTATTACCTACGAAGGGATGATCGTCAACGTGGGGCTGCGCTACGATTACTGGTTCCCTGGCAAGTTCGTTCAGGATGCGATCGATGACCCTGAAACGGTGATCATCTCGGCCGCTGCTCGGAAGAGATTCTATGAGGATACCTTCGAGTTCCTGGGCATGCGGGGTAAAGGTCACCTCAGCCCGCGGGTGGGCATCTCGCATCCGGTCACCGACCGGGACGTGCTCTATTTCCACTACGGGCACTTTTCCCAGCGACCGCAGGGGCAGTACGTCTATGCCAAGCTCAAGTCAACTTCCCCGGCTACCTACCAGCTCTTTGGCAATCCCAACCTAAATCCGACCACCACAGTGGCCTACGAGCTGGGCATCAAGCACAAGTTCACGGAAAACCTGGTGGCGGAGTTCAAGGCCTACTACAAGGACATGTTCGACTACCCCACGGCAGAGCGCGTGCAGATGGAGAACCCACGTCTGGGCAACATCAGCTACCTCATGTATTTCAACATGGACTACGCGCGCTCGAAAGGCATAGAGCTGTGGGTGCGGCAGAGGTATGCGCGCTACTTGACCGGCACGCTGAATTTTACCTATGCGGTGAGCAAGGGGAAAAGCTCCAAGCCCAGCGACAATCTCCTGGTGGAAGCAGGAAGGTTGGCGGAAAAGCCACTGCGTGAGAATTTCTTGGAGTGGGACCGACCCTTCCGGTTGACCCTGGACCTCAACGTGCACGTGGGCGAGAAGCAGGGGTTCCGCCTGTTCGGGTGGCGACTGCCGGAGAAGTGGGGAATCAACTCGCACTGGGAGATGGAATCGGGCAAGCGCTACACCCGTCTCATCGATATCGAGCGCGAGATCTATGACACTGCCCATCCGTACGCAAACCTCGCTCCGACCTGGCACCAGCTCGACGTGCGAGCGTACAAGTACTATCGGCTCAAGGGGGTGGAGATAAACCTGCAGGTGGAGATAGAAAATGCATTCAACGCGCGGATTCCGCGCATCATCAACCCGTACACCGGACGGGAATACCGGCCCGGGGATATTCTGACCAAAAGCTACACGCGCGACATCAACCCGAGTCCGAACCCCATATATGACCCCTCGAAGTTTCGTTGGCCGCGCACGGTGCGCTGGGGCGTCGGGGTACGGTTCTGA
- the rho gene encoding transcription termination factor Rho — MDIAQLKAMKIAELVKLAQEMQISGCTNMRKQELIFCILEEQTKREGLIFGEGVLEVLPDGYGFLRSPDYNYLPGPDDIYVSPSQIKRFGLRTGDTVSGQIRPPKENERFFALLKVEAVNFENPDLAKSKMLFDNLTPLYPMERIRLETSPTDYSMRIMDLLTPIGKGQRGLIVAQPKTGKTTLLQKVANSITTNHPEIKLIVLLIDERPEEVTDMERSVKAEVISSTFDEPAERHVQVADMVLEKAKRLAEYGHDVVILLDSITRLARAHNAVVPHSGKILSGGVDANALHKPKRFFGAARNIEEGGSLTVIATALIDTGSRMDEVIFEEFKGTGNMELVLDRRLSDKRVFPAIDVNKSGTRKEELLLTPQELNRVWILRKVLSELSVTEAMEFLLEKMRGTKSNKEFLESMST, encoded by the coding sequence ATGGATATTGCCCAGTTGAAAGCGATGAAGATCGCAGAGTTGGTCAAACTGGCGCAGGAGATGCAGATTTCTGGCTGCACCAACATGCGCAAGCAAGAGTTGATCTTTTGCATTTTGGAGGAACAGACCAAGCGCGAAGGCCTCATCTTCGGTGAGGGGGTCCTCGAGGTCCTGCCGGATGGGTATGGCTTCTTGCGCTCCCCGGACTATAACTACTTGCCGGGGCCGGACGACATTTACGTGTCGCCTTCCCAGATTAAGCGCTTTGGCCTGCGCACCGGCGACACCGTTTCCGGGCAGATCCGCCCACCGAAGGAGAATGAGCGCTTTTTCGCCTTGCTGAAGGTGGAGGCGGTCAACTTTGAGAATCCGGACCTTGCCAAGAGCAAGATGCTGTTCGACAACCTGACGCCGCTGTACCCCATGGAGCGCATCAGGCTGGAGACCTCGCCCACCGACTACTCCATGCGCATCATGGATCTGTTGACGCCCATCGGCAAGGGGCAGCGCGGCTTGATTGTCGCCCAGCCCAAGACCGGCAAGACGACCCTCCTGCAGAAGGTGGCCAATAGCATCACCACCAACCATCCAGAAATCAAGCTCATCGTATTGTTGATTGATGAGCGGCCGGAAGAGGTCACCGACATGGAGCGTTCCGTAAAAGCGGAGGTGATCAGTTCTACCTTTGATGAGCCTGCGGAGCGCCACGTGCAGGTGGCCGACATGGTCTTGGAAAAGGCAAAGCGCCTGGCCGAGTATGGGCATGACGTGGTGATTCTGCTAGATAGCATCACCCGCCTTGCGCGAGCCCATAACGCGGTGGTGCCTCATAGTGGCAAGATTCTCTCCGGCGGTGTCGACGCCAACGCTCTGCACAAGCCAAAACGCTTTTTCGGAGCCGCGCGTAACATCGAGGAGGGCGGAAGTTTGACCGTCATCGCTACTGCCCTCATTGACACCGGTTCGCGCATGGACGAAGTGATTTTTGAGGAATTCAAGGGCACCGGAAACATGGAGCTGGTGCTCGATCGGCGTCTGTCTGACAAGCGCGTGTTCCCCGCCATCGACGTCAACAAGTCGGGGACGCGTAAAGAGGAGCTACTCCTGACGCCGCAGGAGCTCAATCGGGTGTGGATTCTCCGCAAGGTCCTCAGCGAGCTTTCCGTCACCGAGGCAATGGAATTCCTGTTGGAAAAGATGCGCGGAACAAAATCCAACAAGGAGTTCCTGGAGTCCATGAGCACCTAA
- a CDS encoding T9SS type A sorting domain-containing protein, with protein MRTAFRTLMAVCVLAYSMVHAQTRIRDVQYTTDPTGASPLNGQVVTVTGIVTAEHRGDNPNNGGISNAYFFMQDAAEPWSGIQVLYNATLVAEGDSVTVTGTVNEYYGQTQIKDVTSFTRHATRRKLPPPLEVTTAQAASEAYEGCLVRVSNVTVVETDIGTYKNWKVDDGSGAVLIDTRAKYFYKPQVGAPIRSLTGIVLYGSGNFSIAPRLAWDIVEGGRFTRLQRVQQVRNSDLLLAPVNTYSDTSYAVGDTVTVRGVVTMPTGLSYAGAGVKFIMSELEGGPWSSILSYHPDSTAYPSLYEGDVIEVTGYIGEYRTGPSNMTELWITSPIDIVGIGQPLPPPDRVKTGDLRLPVTAEQWGNCMVYVKDVKVTKNNPQYELFAVDDGSGSVLVDDDSDSLRVYYLAHPRPPVGTQADSIRGWVYHHYGLYTDSTAYKLEPLYMSDIRWGSGPPVVSDVVRNLSTPRSSDPVSVSAKVTSNLGVNEVAIMYRVDTAYPLGKSSLGGYTRVVMANPSGNTYQGQIPPQPNGSFVSFFIEAKDNQGQKTLSPSDTAQQHYSYVVRDGMLRVADVQYTPWRIADSPFDGYTVSLAGVITTDSSANRVFKAYALQDAEGPWSGILVCGLPNTLSRGDMVAVTGKVTDYNPDWHYKWDNNTVLLADAYELGGSGYTINPLDVATGTLTTTGLEAEAYEGVLVRIRNATLISVNRYDVTFDDGSGPCLVDGDFMLARDQDPNNLFYVNQSGGYLVAFGDTIRPGQKVDRIQGVFLYSFGTYKIEVRDQKDFGQLVGVDPGFVPPVFTYKLEQNFPNPFNPGTKIYFELPSSQRAKVVVYNLLGQKVKTVMDETLPAGRHVVPWDGTDEFGRAVPAGVYIYRIMAGDFIAARKMVLVR; from the coding sequence ATGAGAACCGCATTTCGTACGCTGATGGCTGTGTGTGTGCTTGCGTACAGCATGGTCCACGCACAGACAAGAATCCGCGACGTCCAATACACCACGGACCCGACTGGTGCTTCTCCCTTGAACGGGCAGGTGGTCACCGTGACGGGCATTGTGACCGCCGAACACCGTGGCGACAATCCCAACAACGGCGGCATCTCCAACGCCTACTTTTTCATGCAGGACGCGGCCGAGCCGTGGTCTGGCATTCAGGTCCTTTACAATGCAACCCTGGTCGCCGAAGGGGACTCCGTCACCGTCACCGGCACGGTGAACGAGTACTACGGCCAGACGCAGATCAAAGACGTGACGAGCTTTACCAGGCACGCCACCCGGAGGAAGCTGCCTCCGCCGTTGGAGGTGACCACCGCCCAAGCGGCCAGCGAGGCCTATGAGGGGTGCCTGGTGCGGGTCAGCAACGTGACCGTAGTGGAGACGGACATCGGTACCTACAAGAACTGGAAGGTGGACGACGGATCAGGAGCGGTGCTGATCGACACGCGGGCCAAGTATTTCTACAAGCCCCAGGTGGGCGCGCCCATTCGTTCCTTGACCGGAATTGTGCTGTACGGGTCTGGCAACTTCAGCATCGCGCCGCGGCTTGCTTGGGATATTGTGGAAGGGGGCCGATTCACGCGCCTGCAGCGTGTGCAGCAGGTGCGCAATTCTGACTTGCTATTGGCGCCCGTGAACACTTACTCGGACACCTCCTATGCTGTCGGCGACACAGTCACGGTGCGCGGCGTAGTCACCATGCCCACTGGTCTCAGCTACGCCGGAGCGGGGGTGAAGTTCATCATGAGCGAGCTGGAAGGCGGTCCGTGGAGCTCCATCCTGTCCTACCACCCGGACTCCACTGCTTACCCCAGCCTCTACGAGGGGGATGTGATTGAGGTGACCGGCTACATTGGCGAGTACCGCACTGGGCCCAGCAACATGACTGAGCTGTGGATCACGAGCCCCATCGACATCGTCGGTATTGGCCAACCGTTGCCTCCGCCTGATCGTGTGAAAACCGGCGATCTTCGCCTGCCGGTGACCGCCGAGCAATGGGGCAACTGCATGGTGTATGTCAAAGACGTGAAGGTCACCAAGAACAACCCGCAATACGAGCTGTTCGCCGTTGATGATGGCTCCGGCTCTGTGTTGGTTGACGACGACTCCGACAGCCTCCGCGTCTACTACCTTGCCCACCCCCGTCCCCCAGTGGGGACGCAGGCGGATTCCATCCGGGGATGGGTCTATCACCACTATGGCTTGTACACGGACAGCACGGCCTACAAACTTGAGCCACTTTACATGTCAGACATTCGATGGGGAAGTGGTCCGCCCGTGGTGAGCGATGTAGTGCGCAATCTGTCGACTCCCCGCTCCTCGGACCCGGTTTCTGTCTCGGCGAAGGTGACCAGTAATCTGGGCGTCAACGAGGTGGCAATTATGTATCGGGTGGACACCGCCTACCCGCTGGGTAAGAGCAGCCTCGGTGGCTATACCAGAGTAGTTATGGCTAACCCGAGCGGGAACACCTACCAGGGCCAGATCCCACCTCAGCCCAATGGCAGCTTCGTGAGTTTTTTCATCGAGGCGAAGGACAACCAGGGGCAGAAGACGCTGTCGCCCTCTGACACCGCGCAGCAGCACTACTCCTACGTGGTCAGGGACGGCATGTTGCGGGTGGCGGATGTCCAGTACACGCCGTGGCGCATTGCTGACTCGCCGTTTGACGGGTACACTGTCTCGCTTGCGGGGGTGATTACTACCGATAGTTCAGCCAATCGCGTGTTCAAGGCCTATGCATTGCAGGATGCTGAGGGCCCGTGGAGTGGCATCCTCGTGTGTGGGCTTCCCAACACCCTCAGCCGGGGCGACATGGTCGCGGTGACGGGCAAGGTGACTGACTACAACCCCGACTGGCACTACAAGTGGGACAATAACACGGTGCTCTTGGCCGATGCCTACGAGTTGGGTGGCTCAGGTTATACTATCAACCCGCTGGATGTAGCCACAGGTACGTTGACCACTACCGGTCTGGAGGCCGAGGCATATGAGGGGGTGCTGGTGCGCATAAGAAACGCGACTTTGATCAGTGTGAACCGCTATGACGTCACCTTCGATGACGGCAGTGGCCCCTGCCTGGTGGATGGCGACTTTATGTTAGCACGGGACCAAGACCCCAACAACCTCTTTTATGTCAACCAGAGCGGTGGCTACCTGGTGGCCTTTGGCGACACCATTCGCCCGGGGCAGAAAGTAGATCGCATCCAGGGTGTGTTCCTGTACAGCTTTGGCACCTACAAGATCGAGGTGCGCGACCAGAAAGATTTTGGCCAGCTCGTGGGCGTGGACCCGGGGTTCGTGCCGCCGGTGTTCACGTACAAGCTGGAGCAGAACTTTCCTAATCCTTTCAACCCCGGGACAAAGATCTACTTCGAGCTGCCGTCGTCCCAGCGCGCAAAGGTGGTGGTGTACAATCTGTTAGGGCAGAAGGTGAAGACTGTGATGGATGAGACCCTGCCAGCGGGTCGGCACGTAGTGCCGTGGGATGGGACTGACGAGTTCGGCCGTGCCGTGCCGGCCGGGGTCTATATTTACCGCATCATGGCTGGCGACTTTATCGCCGCACGCAAGATGGTGCTGGTGCGGTGA